The following coding sequences are from one Pocillopora verrucosa isolate sample1 chromosome 5, ASM3666991v2, whole genome shotgun sequence window:
- the LOC131787076 gene encoding ankyrin-3-like, with protein MYALQFMNMLNSVFVADQDTSNKTREKTKGDKKKVQAADISNKTREQIPGDKGVVQAASAAAYVSTEQAQRNTKDVWTATEKGPNTLKSKTIDGNKQTKSVQDSGTVLCDSTEEELKNEKEVFTALCTAVEGGTSVSEDNKELNQLHSAERDSDVTEMKSTLPRGFSVDCRNTTGRTPLMNAALKGNVQVVKSIIKREADPSLMDNRGLNTLHYAAQGGNTDIISLIHTHLPNIDSKTGEGDTPLMLAALNGKLRAVKWFLERGATVACEEKRGWNTLHHAAQGGDTDIISLIHTHLPNIDSKTREGDTPLMLAALCGKLYAVKWFLEKGATVACENDVGWNTLHYAAQGGDTDIISLIHTHLPNIESKTGNGYTPLMVAAFRGELLAVKWFLEKGATVACKDSRGWSMLHHAARGGDTDIISLIHTHLPNIDSKTGEGITPLMVATLCGKLHAVKWFLEKGATVACENNVGWNTLHYAAQGGDTDIISLIHTHLPNIDSKTGEGITPLMVATLCGKLHAVKWFLEKGATVACENNEGWNTLHYAAQGGDTDIISLIHTHLSNIESKTSNGFTPLMVAAFHGELLAVKWFLEKGATVACKDYRGWNTLHRAAEGGDTDIISLIHTHLPNIDSKTGEGDTPLMLAASCGKLHAVKWFLEKGATVTCENNEGWNTLHYAAQGGDTDIISLIHTHLPNIESKTSNGFTPLMVAAFRGKLHAVKWFLEKGATVTSVVSHGWNILHGAAQSGDPDTIDLILTHLTDIESKTVHGETPLIIAVRLGKLQGVKCLLERGANPLAEDNKGQNSLYHASSCDSDFFDLLMRYA; from the exons ATGTATGCGTTGCAATTCATGAATATGCttaattcagtttttgttgcAGATCAAGACACCTcaaataaaacaagagaaaaaacgaagggagacaagaaaaaagttcaagCAGCAG acatttcaaataaaacaagagAACAAATCCCAGGAGACAAGGGAGTGGTGCAAGCAGCAA GTGCAGCTGCATATGTTTCAACAGAACAAGCACAGAGAAATACAAAAGATGTTTGGACAGCAACAG AAAAAGGTCCAAACACTTTAAAGAGTAAAACAATTGATGggaataaacaaacgaagtctgttcaag ATTCAGGTACAGTTCTGTGTGATTCAACagaagaagaattgaaaaatgaaaaggaagtcTTTACAGCATTATGTACGGCTGTAGAAG GCGGTACTTCTGTGAGCGAGGACAACAAGGAATTGAATCAGTTACACTCTGCTGAAAGAGACAGTGACGTCACTGAGATGAAATCGACGCTTCCTCGTGGATTTTCTGTTGACTGCAGGAACACAACAGGCAGAACGCCGCTAATGAATGCTGCTTTGAAGGGCAACGTTCAAGTGGTGAAGAGTATAATAAAAAGGGAAGCAGATCCGTCCCTGATGGACAACAGAGGATTGAACACGTTACACTATGCCGCTCAGGGCGGaaacactgatattatatctctcatccatactcacctgcccaacattgactcaaaaacaggcgagggtgACACGCCACTAATGTTGGCGGCTTTGAATGGCAAGTTacgtgcagtgaaatggtttcttgagaggGGGGCAACTGTAGCCTGTGAAGAGAAAAGAGGATGGAACACATTACATCATGCCGCAcagggcggagacactgatattatatctctaatccatactcacctgcccaacattgacTCAAAAACAAGGGAGGGTGACACGCCACTAATGTTGGCGGCTTTGTGTGGCAAATTAtatgcagtgaaatggtttcttgagaagggggcaactgtaGCCTGTGAAAACGACGTaggatggaacacgttacattaTGCCGCACAGGGCGGAGACACAGATATTATATCCCTGATCCATACccacctgcccaacattgagtcaaaaacaggcaaCGGCTACACGCCATTAATGGTGGCGGCTTTCCGTGGCGAATTActtgcagtgaaatggtttcttgagaagggggcaactgtaGCCTGTAAAGACAGCAGAGGATGGAGCATGTTGCATCATGCCGCACGGGGgggagacactgatattatatctctaatccatactcacctgcccaacattgacTCAAAAACAGGGGAGGGTAtcacgccactaatggtggcgaCTTTGTGcggcaaattacatgcagtgaaatggtttcttgagaagggggccACTGTAGCCTGTGAAAACAACGTaggatggaacacgttacattaTGCCGCAcagggcggagacactgatattatatctctaatccatactcacctgcccaacattgacTCAAAAACAGGGGAGGGTAtcacgccactaatggtggcgaCTTTGTGcggcaaattacatgcagtgaaatggtttcttgagaagggggccACTGTAGCCTGTGAAAACAACGAaggatggaacacgttacattaTGCCGCAcagggcggagacactgatattatatctctaatccatactcacctgtccaacattgagtcaaaaacaagCAACGGCTtcacgccactaatggtggcggctttcCATGGCGAATTActtgcagtgaaatggtttcttgagaagggggcaactgtaGCTTGTAAAGACTACAGAGGTTGGAACACGTTACATCGTGCAGCAgagggcggagacactgatattatatctctaatccatactcacctgcccaacattgactcaaaaacaggcgagggtgACACGCCACTAATGTTGGCGGCTTCGtgtggcaaattacatgcagtgaaatggtttcttgagaagggggccACCGTAACCTGTGAAAACAACGAaggatggaacacgttacattaTGCCGCAcagggcggagacactgatattatatctctaatccatactcacctgcccaacattgagtcaaaaacaagCAACGGCTtcacgccactaatggtggcaGCTTTCcgtggcaaattacatgcagtgaaatggtttcttgagaagggagcAACTGTAACTTCTGTTGTGAGCCATGGATGGAATATATTACATGGTGCCGCACAGAGCGGTGACCCTGATACCATTGATCTTATCCTTACCCACCTGACggacattgagtcaaaaactgTTCATGGTGAAACACCTCTTATCATTGCTGTTCGTCTGGGAAAGCTGCAGGGTGTAAAGTGTCTTCTTGAGAGGGGAGCCAATCCTTTGGCTGAAGATAACAAAGGACAGAATTCTCTATATCACGCCTCATCATGTGACTCAGATTTCTTTGACTTGCTGATGCGTTACGCATGA
- the LOC131776921 gene encoding uncharacterized protein: MALPFLPEAEITPMFQRLRDRATTTALEALALYVEENWITSTMWPQSCWSVFMLPIRTNNDIEAWHHGLNSRANNRVHLPFYLLVELLHQEARLVSIQIRLVSDGKLSRIQRKKYRLLQSKIFKHWEDFNGNEISARRLLKLCSYLNGPATRT; the protein is encoded by the coding sequence ATGGCGCTGCCCTTCCTGCCGGAAGCCGAGATTACGCCGATGTTTCAGCGGCTCAGAGACCGCGCCACTACCACTGCTCTGGAAGCACTTGCCTTGTACGTAGAGGAGAACTGGATTACCAGCACAATGTGGCCTCAATCCTGTTGGTCTGTCTTCATGCTGCCGATCCGCACCAACAACGACATAGAGGCGTGGCACCACGGTCTTAACAGTAGAGCCAACAACAGAGTCCACTTGCCATTCTACCTGCTGGTGGAGCTGCTACACCAGGAGGCCAGACTTGTCTCCATTCAGATAAGGCTAGTGTCAGACGGGAAGCTGTCCAGGATTCAGCGGAAGAAGTACCGGCTGCTTCAATCTAAAATCTTCAAGCACTGGGAAGACTTTAACGGCAACGAGATTTCTGCCCGCCGCCTTCTCAAACTCTGCAGTTACCTGAACGGCCCGGCGACCAGAACCTGA